Proteins from a genomic interval of Pectinophora gossypiella chromosome 28, ilPecGoss1.1, whole genome shotgun sequence:
- the LOC126379135 gene encoding uncharacterized protein LOC126379135 translates to MTLYLRGLLLAGLLGGALGKWVEGRVDTKNNWAFLSRFCFLSFEGQFEYLIEFDRDMGIPNLLLYYDDDSQWPAVYHSSKTCKEREAVLNKNGQNQIIRLSHWYPDTEYSGCVITKENKELPAVKSTTTTPITTTKTTTTSKPKNATRSQQPESSFYDQFLKTTPISRSTITDNATTWYEVYPTDDMTTTELVDDELWENIDPEKSERNESHMESLKDVELMFDNQNNSGHKIKRSTFDLYERFRRRRLKSESDEALTNHGKVERLVVTCHNSRRFRSARERWWFIAISNCDSNKGLDVRYKFLMTNGPDGDFWHEHFSADETYVLPVLLAYTFAYVIVMIAVVICSVELKSRHLLHSTYKLFLISIVAQHFGVVLQSLVYIKYAANGVGSENSKTVGQFFCGVSEMSFILLLMLMAKGYTITRGRLKVGFTVKLTVFMCCYTVTYIVLFVYQAKAFDPGEVLYLYESPAGYGLIVLRITAWCVFAYSTFFTVKKYPEKNMFYCPFFICGTLWFYAGPLFILTANNYIDKWVRESVVTAILLFITFSGHIMFLLLTLPVFANKNFPYHVRTTQIGVMEVTGNNALDGFGHNAYHPTNGAPQTVIIPLTRRTEELIGNMYNQYMASAPLAIENEAPKLNGIKPKTLKALTPQDSTDTNNSDDIKPYVKDDKIDKEIFTVEGQMSKIDSQNSDVKSVLPHEKSNLPQETPDSSLQTESLPMESSLESSRSDLPSILRSRRTILEPIKRDEVPSWSLAKGPSVVSMQKKKNIEESDSPNGSLLNGNLPPLNGNLLNGNLPPNGNLLPSTSKKVPPVKNGLLASSGEISTIHEGHVQTYKGSVSKATIDLFSVNGNKS, encoded by the exons ATGACGCTGTATCTAAGAGGGTTGCTCCTTGCGGGGTTGCTAGGCGGGGCGCTGGGTAAATGGGTCGAGGGGAGGGTCGACACTAAGaat aactgGGCGTTCCTCTCGCGTTTCTGCTTCCTATCCTTCGAGGGTCAATTTGAGTACCTGATAGAGTTTGACAGAGACATGGGTATACCTAACCTGCTCTtgtattatgatgatgatagcCAATGGCCCGCTGTGTACCATAGCTCTAAG ACCTGCAAAGAACGAGAAGCAGTACTGAACAAGAATGGGCAGAACCAGATCATCCGCCTGTCCCACTGGTACCCCGACACCGAGTACTCAGGCTGCGTGATCACGAAGGAGAACAAAGAACTACCTGCTGTCAAGAG cacaACAACGACGccaataacaacaacaaaaaccACAACGACTTCGAAACCCAAAAATGCAACCAGGTCCCAGCAACCAGAATCGTCTTTTTACGATCAATTTCTTAAAACCACCCCGATATCCAGGTCTACCATCACTGATAATGCCACCACTTGGTACGAAGTTTACCCTACAGATGACATGACCACTACAGAGCTGGTAGACGATGAACTTTGGGAGAACATTGACCCTGAAAAGTCTGAAAGGAATGAAAGTCATATGGAGAGTCTGAAGGATGTTGAGCTGATGTTTGATAACCAGAATAATAGCGGG CATAAAATAAAGCGCTCAACGTTTGACCTCTATGAGCGATTCCGCCGTCGCCGTTTGAAATCGGAGTCTGATGAAGCTCTGACCAACCATGGGAAGGTTGAGCGTTTGGTGGTGACGTGTCATAACTCCAGGAGATTCCGGTCAGCTAGAGAGCGGTGGTGGTTCATTGCTATTAGCAACTGTGACAGTAATAAG GGTCTGGATGTCAGGTACAAGTTTCTGATGACCAACGGGCCTGATGGTGACTTTTGGCACGAACACTTCTCAGCTGATGAAACAt ATGTCCTGCCAGTTCTCCTGGCGTATACCTTCGCATACGTAATAGTTATGATAGCTGTGGTGATATGCAGCGTGGAACTGAAGTCTCGACACCTCCTGCACTCTACATACAAGCTGTTCCTGATATCGATAGTGGCACAACACTTCGGTGTGGTCTTACAGAGCCTGGTGTATATCAAATATGCTGCTAACGGGGTCGGCAGTGAGAATTCCAAGACTGTTG GTCAATTCTTCTGCGGCGTATCAGAGATGTCCTTCATTCTTCTTCTGATGCTGATGGCGAAAGGGTACACAATAACTCGCGGCCGGCTCAAAGTGGGGTTCACAGTCAAACTTACAGTGTTCATGTGTTGTTATACTGTTACCTACATCGTTCTGTTCGTTTATCAGGCCAAG GCTTTCGACCCAGGGGAAGTACTGTACCTATATGAGAGTCCAGCTGGGTACGGGCTGATAGTCCTCAGGATCACAGCATGGTGTGTCTTCGCCTACTCAACCTTCTTTACTGTGAAGAAGTACCCTGAAAAG AACATGTTCTACTGTCCCTTCTTCATCTGTGGCACGCTGTGGTTCTACGCGGGGCCACTTTTTATTCTTACTGCAAACAACTATATTG ATAAATGGGTTCGCGAGAGTGTAGTCACCGCAATATTACTTTTCATTACATTCAGCGGACATATTATGTTCCTG CTCCTCACCTTACCTGTGTTTGCAAACAAGAACTTCCCATACCACGTTAGAACTACCCAGATTGGGGTGATGGAGGTAACTGGTAATAACGCATTAGATGGGTTCGGCCATAATGCTTACCACCCCACCAACGGCGCCCCACAGACTGTCATCATACCGTTGACTAG ACGCACAGAAGAGCTAATAGGCAACATGTACAACCAATACATGGCATCGGCGCCGCTAGCAATCGAAAACGAAGCGCCAAAACTGAACGGAATCAAACCGAAAACTTTAAAAGCACTCACACCACAGGATAGCACAGACACTAACAATTCTGACGATATCAAACCCTATGTAAAAGACGATAAAATCGACAAAGAAATATTCACAGTTGAAggacaaatgtcaaaaattgaCAGCCAAAATTCTGACGTCAAATCGGTGTTGCCACACGAAAAGTCGAATTTGCCGCAAGAAACTCCCGACTCGAGCCTGCAGACAGAAAGTTTGCCTATGGAAAGTAGTTTGGAGAGCTCTCGAAGCGATTTGCCCAGTATATTGAGGTCTAGAAGGACTATTTTAGAGCCTATCAAGAGGGATGAGGTTCCGAGCTGGTCGTTGGCGAAAGGCCCAAGCGTTGTCAGTAtgcaaaagaagaagaatattgaaG AATCTGATTCACCGAACGGCAGCTTACTCAACGGTAACTTACCCCCGCTGAATGGTAACTTACTCAACGGTAACCTCCCGCCAAACGGCAACCTGTTACCATCAACTAGTAAAAAGGTACCGCCAGTTAAGAATGGCTTGCTTGCCAGTTCCGGAGAGATATCCACGATACACGAAGGGCACGTGCAGACATATAAAGGGAGTGTCAGTAAGGCTACGATAGATCTGTTTAGTGTTAACGGTAAcaaaagttag